From Triticum aestivum cultivar Chinese Spring chromosome 4A, IWGSC CS RefSeq v2.1, whole genome shotgun sequence, a single genomic window includes:
- the LOC123081677 gene encoding protein SOB FIVE-LIKE 5 isoform X1, translated as MTTGEDAVMGAAASSECSSGCQSGWTTYLDDDTSSYSRGGSTARLHGGKGQRCRSSCRSEDAEEDDLSMISDASSGPRHQYSAGSDEGAAAQANAQRAERRRRTAEPAAARRQGKMAAAVASTLLEDTASSPAFFKHSKQVMGSPEANGYGGAAGSTMEYSNAADFSSTFFSPAGFESPLSGSPLGSYLHAQYSPAPATKPMPTRQQACRDGGDKMERW; from the exons ATGACGACGGGGGAGGACGCGGTCATGGGCGCGGCGGCGAGCTCCGAGTGCAGCAGCGGCTGCCAGTCCGGCTGGACCACCTACCTGGACGACGACACCTCCTCCTACTCCCGCGGCGGCTCCACCGCGCGGCTCCACGGCGGCAAGGGGCAGCGGTGCCGCTCGTCCTGCCGCTCCGAGGACGCGGAGGAGGACGACCTGTCCATGATCTCCGACGCCTCCTCCGGCCCGCGCCACCAGTACTCGGCCGGCTCCGACGAAGGCGCCGCCGCGCAGGCCAATGCACAGCGCGCGGAGAGGAGGCGTAGGACGGCGGAGCCTGCGGCCGCGAGGCGGCAGGGCAAGATGGCCGCCGCCGTCGCGTCGACTCTGCTCGAGGACACGGCCAGCTCGCCGGCCTTCTTCAAGCACTCCAAG caggtgatgggctcgccggaGGCCAATGGCTACGGCGGGGCGGCCGGGTCGACGATGGAGTACAGCAATGCGGCCGACTTCTCCTCCACCTTCTTCTCCCCGGCGGGCTTCGAG TCTCCCTTGAGCGGATCTCCTCTGGGCAGCTACCTGCATGCGCAGTACTCCCCTGCCCCTGCCACCAAGCCGATGCCCACACGACAG CAGGCGTGCAGGGACGGGGGTGACAAGATGGAGAGGTGGTGA
- the LOC123081677 gene encoding protein SOB FIVE-LIKE 5 isoform X3, with protein MTTGEDAVMGAAASSECSSGCQSGWTTYLDDDTSSYSRGGSTARLHGGKGQRCRSSCRSEDAEEDDLSMISDASSGPRHQYSAGSDEGAAAQANAQRAERRRRTAEPAAARRQGKMAAAVASTLLEDTASSPAFFKHSKQVMGSPEANGYGGAAGSTMEYSNAADFSSTFFSPAGFESPLSGSPLGSYLHAQYSPAPATKPMPTRQACRDGGDKMERW; from the exons ATGACGACGGGGGAGGACGCGGTCATGGGCGCGGCGGCGAGCTCCGAGTGCAGCAGCGGCTGCCAGTCCGGCTGGACCACCTACCTGGACGACGACACCTCCTCCTACTCCCGCGGCGGCTCCACCGCGCGGCTCCACGGCGGCAAGGGGCAGCGGTGCCGCTCGTCCTGCCGCTCCGAGGACGCGGAGGAGGACGACCTGTCCATGATCTCCGACGCCTCCTCCGGCCCGCGCCACCAGTACTCGGCCGGCTCCGACGAAGGCGCCGCCGCGCAGGCCAATGCACAGCGCGCGGAGAGGAGGCGTAGGACGGCGGAGCCTGCGGCCGCGAGGCGGCAGGGCAAGATGGCCGCCGCCGTCGCGTCGACTCTGCTCGAGGACACGGCCAGCTCGCCGGCCTTCTTCAAGCACTCCAAG caggtgatgggctcgccggaGGCCAATGGCTACGGCGGGGCGGCCGGGTCGACGATGGAGTACAGCAATGCGGCCGACTTCTCCTCCACCTTCTTCTCCCCGGCGGGCTTCGAG TCTCCCTTGAGCGGATCTCCTCTGGGCAGCTACCTGCATGCGCAGTACTCCCCTGCCCCTGCCACCAAGCCGATGCCCACACGACAG GCGTGCAGGGACGGGGGTGACAAGATGGAGAGGTGGTGA
- the LOC123081677 gene encoding protein SOB FIVE-LIKE 5 isoform X2 gives MTTGEDAVMGAAASSECSSGCQSGWTTYLDDDTSSYSRGGSTARLHGGKGQRCRSSCRSEDAEEDDLSMISDASSGPRHQYSAGSDEGAAAQANAQRAERRRRTAEPAAARRQGKMAAAVASTLLEDTASSPAFFKHSKVMGSPEANGYGGAAGSTMEYSNAADFSSTFFSPAGFESPLSGSPLGSYLHAQYSPAPATKPMPTRQQACRDGGDKMERW, from the exons ATGACGACGGGGGAGGACGCGGTCATGGGCGCGGCGGCGAGCTCCGAGTGCAGCAGCGGCTGCCAGTCCGGCTGGACCACCTACCTGGACGACGACACCTCCTCCTACTCCCGCGGCGGCTCCACCGCGCGGCTCCACGGCGGCAAGGGGCAGCGGTGCCGCTCGTCCTGCCGCTCCGAGGACGCGGAGGAGGACGACCTGTCCATGATCTCCGACGCCTCCTCCGGCCCGCGCCACCAGTACTCGGCCGGCTCCGACGAAGGCGCCGCCGCGCAGGCCAATGCACAGCGCGCGGAGAGGAGGCGTAGGACGGCGGAGCCTGCGGCCGCGAGGCGGCAGGGCAAGATGGCCGCCGCCGTCGCGTCGACTCTGCTCGAGGACACGGCCAGCTCGCCGGCCTTCTTCAAGCACTCCAAG gtgatgggctcgccggaGGCCAATGGCTACGGCGGGGCGGCCGGGTCGACGATGGAGTACAGCAATGCGGCCGACTTCTCCTCCACCTTCTTCTCCCCGGCGGGCTTCGAG TCTCCCTTGAGCGGATCTCCTCTGGGCAGCTACCTGCATGCGCAGTACTCCCCTGCCCCTGCCACCAAGCCGATGCCCACACGACAG CAGGCGTGCAGGGACGGGGGTGACAAGATGGAGAGGTGGTGA